A window of Vigna unguiculata cultivar IT97K-499-35 chromosome 4, ASM411807v1, whole genome shotgun sequence contains these coding sequences:
- the LOC114181763 gene encoding probable serine/threonine-protein kinase SIS8 isoform X1, translating into MKNLLKKLHIMSNRSENEQGSSSSKGSKSNLGSSSSSKKILRSKSTQSSEQKPLSGLSSWLHSVANRQSSSPPPSLSQARGERMEPSDAVTSGGLDVVSDSARLDSASSASRDPEVEEEYQIQLALELSAKEDPEAVQIEAVKQISLGSCDPGYTPAEVVAYRYWNYNALGYDDKILDGFYDLYGNLSGSNPARMPSFVDLQLQGTSISGSGTWEAVLVNRAADSNLLKLVQKAQELTGKSSSDFEVIDSNFVRKLAMFVADYMGGQVGDHESMTRAWRSLSYSLKATLGSMFLPLGSLTIGLSRHRALLFKVLADSLGIPCRLVKGLQYTNSDDVAINFVKIDDGREYIVDLMADPGTLIPADATGSQIECDESSYVASPSSRDLDSSHVASSSSGVGSSYEETLDLGMLDKANRSKHFPHTGKESDVSMPSTVKEESIQTLNEFKSPRNVDEKITEQEAHGRPNYPHVHGRSPSWTEGISSPAVRKMKVKDVSLYMIDAAKENPHLAQRLHDVLLESGVVAPPNLFSEIYDDDSSSSAEANFPTEEKDEHKQRSGHKEAELDGNLSQARILPPLAQNRVQNKHVEGLGINLPFVQHIQPQVKYGQNVPVAAAAAAAAAVVASSMVAAVAKSSIDSNIDLPVAAAATATAAAVVATTAAVSKQYEQGSRSDGDTDSAGDLKGSGDGEHIALGANSEGERRSDRSVVSNDSTKSDSALDDHDVAEVDIPWEEISLGERIGLGSYGEVYRGEWRGTEVAVKRFLDQDISGESLEEFKTEVKIMKRLRHPNVVLFMGAVTRPPNLSIVTEFLPRGSLYRLLHRPNSQLDERRRLKMAIDAARGMNYLHNCTPVIVHRDLKSPNLLVDKNWVVKVCDFGLSRMKHSTFLSSRSTAGTAEWMAPEVLRNEPSNEKCDVYSFGVILWELSTLQQPWGGMNPMQVVGAVGFQHRRLDIPDNVDPTIADIIRKCWQTDPKLRPTFVEILAALKPLQKTVTGSQVPRPSASGKHERGQSSRVIEDPA; encoded by the exons ATGAAGAACCTTCTTAAGAAGCTTCATATCATGTCTAACAGATCAGAGAATGAACAAGGGTCTTCTTCATCCAAGGGTAGCAAGTCCAATcttggttcatcttcatcttccaaGAAGATTTTACGCTCAAAGTCCACTCAAAGTTCTGAGCAAAAGCCCTTATCTGGGCTCTCGAGTTGGTTGCATTCAGTTGCCAATAGGCAGAGTTCTAGTCCTCCTCCATCTTTGAGCCAGGCAAGGGGCGAGAGAATGGAGCCATCTGATGCAGTTACCAGTGGTGGTTTGGATGTTGTGTCAGATTCAGCTAGGCTTGATTCAGCTTCTAGTGCTTCCAGGGATCCTGAAGTGGAGGAAGAGTATCAGATACAGTTGGCTTTAGAGCTGAGTGCAAAGGAGGATCCTGAAGCTGTGCAGATTGAAGCTGTTAAGCAGATCAGTTTGGGATCTTGTGACCCTGGTTATACACCAGCTGAAGTTGTGGCCTACCGGTATTGG AATTACAATGCTCTTGGTTATGATGACAAGATCTTGGATGGTTTCTACGATCTGTATGGGAACTTATCTGGGTCAAACCCTGCAAGAATGCCTTCCTTTGTAGATTTGCAACTTCAAGGAACATCAATCTCAGGTAGTGGTACGTGGGAAGCTGTCTTGGTCAATAGGGCTGCTGATTCAAACTTGTTGAAACTTGTGCAAAAGGCCCAGGAGTTGACTGGCAAATCAAGTTCAGATTTTGAAGTTATAGATAGCAATTTTGTTCGCAAGCTTGCCATGTTTGTGGCTGATTATATGGGTGGACAAGTTGGAGATCATGAAAGTATGACAAGAGCATGGAGGAGTCTTAGTTACAGTCTCAAAGCAACCCTTGGTAGCATGTTTTTGCCACTTGGTTCTCTAACTATTGGATTGTCTCGGCATCGTGCATTGTTATTTAAG GTTCTAGCTGATAGTTTGGGCATCCCATGTCGATTGGTGAAGGGGCTGCAATATACCAATTCCGATGATGTGGCGATAAACTTTGTCAAGATTGATGATGGAAG GGAGTACATTGTTGATCTAATGGCAGACCCTGGAACTCTTATTCCAGCTGATGCAACTGGATCACAGATAGAGTGCGATGAATCATCGTATGTGGCCAGTCCTTCATCTAGAGACCTTGATTCCTCACATGTAGCATCATCCAGCAGTGGTGTTGGAAGTTCATACGAAGAAACTTTGGATTTGGGGATGTTGGACAAAGCAAACAGATCAAAACATTTTCCTCATACAGGTAAAGAATCTGATGTAAGCATGCCCTCCACGGTAAAGGAAGAATCAATACAAACCTTGAATGAATTTAAAAGCCCTCGCAATGTTGATGAGAAGATCACTGAGCAGGAAGCTCATGGCAGACCTAATTATCCACATGTACATGGAAGATCTCCATCTTGGACTGAAGGGATCAGTTCTCCTGCAGTACGTAAGATGAAAGTCAAAGATGTTTCTCTATACATGATCGATGCTGCAAAGGAGAACCCTCACTTAGCCCAGAGGCTTCACGACGTTTTACTTGAAAGTGGTGTGGTTGCTCCTCCAAATCTATTTTCTGAAATTTATGATGATGACTCAAGTTCCTCAGCTGAGGCCAACTTTCcaacagaagaaaaagatgaacaTAAGCAGCGAAGTGGACATAAAGAAGCTGAGCTTGATGGTAATCTTTCTCAAGCTCGAATTTTGCCTCCTTTGGCACAAAATAGAGTCCAGAACAAACATGTAGAAGGTTTAGGAATCAACCTTCCTTTTGTACAGCATATACAACCTCAGGTAAAATATGGTCAAAATGTTCCTGTTGCTGCTGCTGCAGCTGCCGCTGCTGCCGTTGTTGCATCTTCTATGGTAGCTGCGGTGGCAAAATCTAGCATTGACTCAAACATAGATCTTCCCGTAGCAGCAGCTGCTACTGCTACTGCTGCAGCTGTAGTAGCAACCACAGCTGCTGTCAGTAAACAGTATGAACAAGGCAGTCGAAGTGATGGAGATACAGACAGTGCTGGTGACCTGAAGGGTAGTGGTGATGGAGAACATATAGCTTTAGGAGCAAATTCAGAAGGTGAGCGAAGATCTGATAGATCAGTGGTAAGTAACGATAGCACAAAATCTGATTCTGCATTAGATGATCATGATGTTGCTGAGGTTGACATTCCATGGGAGGAAATCTCACTCGGGGAGCGTATCGGACTTG GATCATATGGGGAGGTGTATCGTGGTGAATGGCGTGGAACA GAAGTTGCTGTAAAGAGGTTTCTAGATCAAGATATATCTGGTGAATCACTTGAAGAGTTCAAAACTGAA gtcaaaataatgaaaagattGAGGCATCCAAATGTTGTTCTCTTCATGGGAGCAGTAACTCGACCTCCAAATCTTTCAATTGTTACTGAATTTCTTCCCAG AGGAAGTTTGTATAGATTACTTCATAGACCAAACAGTCAACTAGATGAGCGAAGGCGTTTAAAGATGGCTATTGATGCT GCTCGAGGAATGAACTATTTGCACAACTGCACTCCAGTGATAGTGCATCGGGATTTGAAGTCCCCAAATCTTCttgttgacaaaaattgggTTGTGAAG GTATGTGATTTTGGCTTATCCCGAATGAAGCATAGCACATTCCTTTCTTCCAGATCAACTGCAGGAACG GCCGAGTGGATGGCTCCTGAGgtgttgagaaatgaaccttcaaaTGAGAA GTGTGATGTATATAGCTTTGGGGTCATATTATGGGAGCTCTCCACTTTGCAGCAACCCTGGGGTGGAATGAATCCAATGCAAGTTGTTGGTGCTGTGGGTTTCCAGCATCGCCGTCTTGACATTCCTGATAATGTGGACCCTACCATAGCAGATATTATCAGGAAATGCTGGCAAAC AGATCCAAAGTTGAGACCTACATTTGTTGAAATATTGGCGGCTCTGAAGCCATTACAGAAGACAGTTACTGGTTCTCAAGTGCCTCGACCAAGTGCATCGGGGAAGCATGAGAGGGGTCAGTCATCGCGTGTTATAGAAGACCCAGCATGA
- the LOC114181763 gene encoding probable serine/threonine-protein kinase SIS8 isoform X2 — MPSFVDLQLQGTSISGSGTWEAVLVNRAADSNLLKLVQKAQELTGKSSSDFEVIDSNFVRKLAMFVADYMGGQVGDHESMTRAWRSLSYSLKATLGSMFLPLGSLTIGLSRHRALLFKVLADSLGIPCRLVKGLQYTNSDDVAINFVKIDDGREYIVDLMADPGTLIPADATGSQIECDESSYVASPSSRDLDSSHVASSSSGVGSSYEETLDLGMLDKANRSKHFPHTGKESDVSMPSTVKEESIQTLNEFKSPRNVDEKITEQEAHGRPNYPHVHGRSPSWTEGISSPAVRKMKVKDVSLYMIDAAKENPHLAQRLHDVLLESGVVAPPNLFSEIYDDDSSSSAEANFPTEEKDEHKQRSGHKEAELDGNLSQARILPPLAQNRVQNKHVEGLGINLPFVQHIQPQVKYGQNVPVAAAAAAAAAVVASSMVAAVAKSSIDSNIDLPVAAAATATAAAVVATTAAVSKQYEQGSRSDGDTDSAGDLKGSGDGEHIALGANSEGERRSDRSVVSNDSTKSDSALDDHDVAEVDIPWEEISLGERIGLGSYGEVYRGEWRGTEVAVKRFLDQDISGESLEEFKTEVKIMKRLRHPNVVLFMGAVTRPPNLSIVTEFLPRGSLYRLLHRPNSQLDERRRLKMAIDAARGMNYLHNCTPVIVHRDLKSPNLLVDKNWVVKVCDFGLSRMKHSTFLSSRSTAGTAEWMAPEVLRNEPSNEKCDVYSFGVILWELSTLQQPWGGMNPMQVVGAVGFQHRRLDIPDNVDPTIADIIRKCWQTDPKLRPTFVEILAALKPLQKTVTGSQVPRPSASGKHERGQSSRVIEDPA; from the exons ATGCCTTCCTTTGTAGATTTGCAACTTCAAGGAACATCAATCTCAGGTAGTGGTACGTGGGAAGCTGTCTTGGTCAATAGGGCTGCTGATTCAAACTTGTTGAAACTTGTGCAAAAGGCCCAGGAGTTGACTGGCAAATCAAGTTCAGATTTTGAAGTTATAGATAGCAATTTTGTTCGCAAGCTTGCCATGTTTGTGGCTGATTATATGGGTGGACAAGTTGGAGATCATGAAAGTATGACAAGAGCATGGAGGAGTCTTAGTTACAGTCTCAAAGCAACCCTTGGTAGCATGTTTTTGCCACTTGGTTCTCTAACTATTGGATTGTCTCGGCATCGTGCATTGTTATTTAAG GTTCTAGCTGATAGTTTGGGCATCCCATGTCGATTGGTGAAGGGGCTGCAATATACCAATTCCGATGATGTGGCGATAAACTTTGTCAAGATTGATGATGGAAG GGAGTACATTGTTGATCTAATGGCAGACCCTGGAACTCTTATTCCAGCTGATGCAACTGGATCACAGATAGAGTGCGATGAATCATCGTATGTGGCCAGTCCTTCATCTAGAGACCTTGATTCCTCACATGTAGCATCATCCAGCAGTGGTGTTGGAAGTTCATACGAAGAAACTTTGGATTTGGGGATGTTGGACAAAGCAAACAGATCAAAACATTTTCCTCATACAGGTAAAGAATCTGATGTAAGCATGCCCTCCACGGTAAAGGAAGAATCAATACAAACCTTGAATGAATTTAAAAGCCCTCGCAATGTTGATGAGAAGATCACTGAGCAGGAAGCTCATGGCAGACCTAATTATCCACATGTACATGGAAGATCTCCATCTTGGACTGAAGGGATCAGTTCTCCTGCAGTACGTAAGATGAAAGTCAAAGATGTTTCTCTATACATGATCGATGCTGCAAAGGAGAACCCTCACTTAGCCCAGAGGCTTCACGACGTTTTACTTGAAAGTGGTGTGGTTGCTCCTCCAAATCTATTTTCTGAAATTTATGATGATGACTCAAGTTCCTCAGCTGAGGCCAACTTTCcaacagaagaaaaagatgaacaTAAGCAGCGAAGTGGACATAAAGAAGCTGAGCTTGATGGTAATCTTTCTCAAGCTCGAATTTTGCCTCCTTTGGCACAAAATAGAGTCCAGAACAAACATGTAGAAGGTTTAGGAATCAACCTTCCTTTTGTACAGCATATACAACCTCAGGTAAAATATGGTCAAAATGTTCCTGTTGCTGCTGCTGCAGCTGCCGCTGCTGCCGTTGTTGCATCTTCTATGGTAGCTGCGGTGGCAAAATCTAGCATTGACTCAAACATAGATCTTCCCGTAGCAGCAGCTGCTACTGCTACTGCTGCAGCTGTAGTAGCAACCACAGCTGCTGTCAGTAAACAGTATGAACAAGGCAGTCGAAGTGATGGAGATACAGACAGTGCTGGTGACCTGAAGGGTAGTGGTGATGGAGAACATATAGCTTTAGGAGCAAATTCAGAAGGTGAGCGAAGATCTGATAGATCAGTGGTAAGTAACGATAGCACAAAATCTGATTCTGCATTAGATGATCATGATGTTGCTGAGGTTGACATTCCATGGGAGGAAATCTCACTCGGGGAGCGTATCGGACTTG GATCATATGGGGAGGTGTATCGTGGTGAATGGCGTGGAACA GAAGTTGCTGTAAAGAGGTTTCTAGATCAAGATATATCTGGTGAATCACTTGAAGAGTTCAAAACTGAA gtcaaaataatgaaaagattGAGGCATCCAAATGTTGTTCTCTTCATGGGAGCAGTAACTCGACCTCCAAATCTTTCAATTGTTACTGAATTTCTTCCCAG AGGAAGTTTGTATAGATTACTTCATAGACCAAACAGTCAACTAGATGAGCGAAGGCGTTTAAAGATGGCTATTGATGCT GCTCGAGGAATGAACTATTTGCACAACTGCACTCCAGTGATAGTGCATCGGGATTTGAAGTCCCCAAATCTTCttgttgacaaaaattgggTTGTGAAG GTATGTGATTTTGGCTTATCCCGAATGAAGCATAGCACATTCCTTTCTTCCAGATCAACTGCAGGAACG GCCGAGTGGATGGCTCCTGAGgtgttgagaaatgaaccttcaaaTGAGAA GTGTGATGTATATAGCTTTGGGGTCATATTATGGGAGCTCTCCACTTTGCAGCAACCCTGGGGTGGAATGAATCCAATGCAAGTTGTTGGTGCTGTGGGTTTCCAGCATCGCCGTCTTGACATTCCTGATAATGTGGACCCTACCATAGCAGATATTATCAGGAAATGCTGGCAAAC AGATCCAAAGTTGAGACCTACATTTGTTGAAATATTGGCGGCTCTGAAGCCATTACAGAAGACAGTTACTGGTTCTCAAGTGCCTCGACCAAGTGCATCGGGGAAGCATGAGAGGGGTCAGTCATCGCGTGTTATAGAAGACCCAGCATGA
- the LOC114182142 gene encoding uncharacterized protein LOC114182142, with the protein MEPSSISPPPAPPATAVPFPADTNDHLPAPIAEPPSNHPPYAEMIYTAIEALKEKDGSSKKAIGKYMEQVYKDQLPPNHSALLTQHLTRMKTSGMLVMVKKSYALPRSAAAAAAAAAAEEPVPGPSPSTVPRPRGRPRKAQTPVHNLPQPLVQAQDAVIPSVQQNAEPVWAALGLADEPVQAETPKKRPGRPKKLATGATGTGRRGRPVGSGKGPGRPPKPKPVASDTSASASAGPKRRPGRPPKNQTQATQIPFAPSTPTAGAGAGAEDGAEAGAVVPGSEPVEEQVPAGDGILLGPRVRGRPKKFADEMIPSGRGRGRGRGRGRGRGRGGSLLLARPGVRSVGRPRKGSTFDGPPQNAANEELKRKLEHFQSKVKESLAVIKPHFNHQSPVTAIAAIQDLEELGTMDLNAPLRDETIPLQQEEQPPQAPPAQPPQQQPPPPQQQQQAPPQPHLAPAPLQPQTQLFQQPFPSFQLQQQPFHHQQTQLQFQQPPQQHQLFQAPPSHHQQFHP; encoded by the exons ATGGAGCCATCCTCGATCTCCCCACCGCCAGCTCCGCCAGCCACCGCCGTCCCGTTCCCGGCCGACACCAACGACCACCTCCCGGCGCCCATTGCGGAGCCGCCGTCAAATCACCCGCCCTACGCCGAG ATGATATACACGGCAATCGAGGCGCTGAAGGAGAAGGATGGTTCGAGCAAGAAGGCGATAGGGAAGTACATGGAGCAAGTTTACAAGGACCAGCTTCCTCCGAATCACTCCGCCTTGTTGACTCAGCACTTGACTCGGATGAAGACCAGTGGAATGCTCGTCATGGTGAAGAAGTCCTACGCGCTTCCTAGATCTGCTGCTGCAGCTGCCGCTGCTGCTGCTGCAGAGGAACCCGTGCCTGGGCCCTCTCCTTCAACCGTTCCCAGGCCCAGAGGTCGGCCTCGAAAGGCCCAAACCCCTGTCCACAACCTGCCCCAGCCTCTGGTGCAGGCCCAGGATGCTGTAATCCCATCGGTTCAGCAGAATGCTGAGCCTGTCTGGGCGGCGCTTGGGCTTGCTGACGAGCCTGTGCAAGCTGAGACCCCCAAGAAGCGTCCGGGCCGACCGAAGAAATTAGCCACCGGAGCCACTGGAACGGGGCGGAGAGGCCGTCCTGTTGGGTCTGGAAAAGGCCCTGGTCGACCTCCTAAGCCCAAACCCGTCGCTTCGGACACTTCTGCTTCTGCCTCTGCAGGGCCGAAGAGACGCCCGGGCCGCCCGCCTAAGAACCAGACCCAAGCAACTCAAATTCCGTTTGCTCCATCTACACCTACTGCTGGTGCTGGTGCTGGTGCTGAGGATGGTGCTGAGGCTGGGGCTGTTGTGCCGGGCTCAGAGCCCGTGGAAGAACAGGTTCCTGCAGGTGATGGAATTTTACTCGGGCCTAGAGTCCGTGGTCGACCAAAGAAGTTTGCTGATGAGATGATTCCCTCCGGCCGAGGCAGGGGAAGGGGTCGTGGACGTGGACGTGGACGTGGGCGTGGTGGTAGTTTGCTGTTGGCAAGACCCGGAGTTAGGTCCGTTGGCCGCCCGAGGAAG GGGTCAACTTTTGATGGACCTCCACAAAATGCTGCTAATGAAGAACTCAAAAGGAAGCTCGAACACTTT CAATCAAAAGTGAAGGAATCCCTGGCAGTGATTAAGCCTCACTTCAACCATCAAAGTCCAGTCACTGCAATTGCAGCTATTCAAGATTTGGAAGAGCTGGGAACTATGGACCTCAATGCACCACTAAGGGATGAAACAATTCCTCTGCAACAGGAGGAGCAGCCACCTCAGGCACCACCGGCGCAGCCACCACAGCAACAACCTCCACCAccgcagcagcagcagcaggcGCCACCTCAGCCACACCTGGCACCGGCACCACTGCAACCTCAGACACAGCTATTTCAGCAACCATTTCCGTCATTTCAGCTGCAGCAGCAGCCATTCCATCATCAGCAGACACAGCTGCAGTTCCAGCAGCCACCGCAGCAGCACCAGCTGTTCCAGGCACCACCGTCGCACCACCAACAGTTTCATCCTTAG